In one Aricia agestis chromosome 5, ilAriAges1.1, whole genome shotgun sequence genomic region, the following are encoded:
- the LOC121727305 gene encoding uncharacterized protein LOC121727305, whose translation MDLVAGMKVMLMDLQRNLNNAAEQASDSIETFSKGVESEWAEFLNRIETRWENFVDAIEDYVESFYERVSDVSDTIRSCVDENKETAEEMYQQTLESVKACGSNRVEAISQMITSLVVLADNSSDVVEEVLSEVDLCYNTTGNEVIPLAQCLAAVVVDAELKATGFLTQTGYQVWMINLSLAALPAALEVCAGKGLIDAGVDTGTIFGEIASCLASSAYEYFTGNSTMAHKKFNSTLFHTLKL comes from the exons ATGGACCTAGTTGCTGGAATGAA GGTTATGCTCATGGACCTCCAAAGAAACCTAAACAATGCGGCAGAACAGGCTAGTGATTCCATCGAAACCTTCAGTAAAGGAGTAGAAAGTGAATGGGCGGAGTTTTTGAATAGAATCGAGACCCGATGGGAAAACTTTGTAGACGCTATTGAAGACTACGTGGAAAGTTTCTACGAGCGAGTCTCAGACGTTAGCGACACCATAAGATCCTGTGTTGAT GAAAATAAAGAAACAGCTGAGGAAATGTACCAACAAACACTGGAGAGCGTGAAAGCATGTGGCAGCAATCGCGTAGAAGCCATCAGCCAGATGATAACCAGTCTGGTGGTCCTCGCTGACAACTCCAGTGATGTCGTCGAAGAAGTACTATCAGAGGTGGACCTTTGCTACAACACGACGGGGAACGAAGTTATTCCGTTGGCGCAGTGTCTAGCCGCCGTTGTGGTGGATGCCGAACTTAAAGCCACAGGTTTCTTGACTCAAACTGGATATCAA GTTTGGATGATAAACCTCTCTCTGGCCGCGTTGCCTGCCGCTTTAGAGGTGTGCGCGGGCAAAGGACTGATCGATGCAGGCGTCGACACAGGAACCATCTTTGGCGAGATAGCCTCGTGCTTAGCTTCCTCAGCATACGAATATTTCACTGGTAACAGTACGATGGCCCACAAAAAATTTAACTCCACTCTATTCCACACGCTTAAACTGTAA
- the LOC121727304 gene encoding uncharacterized oxidoreductase TM_0325-like — protein MFKGKVVLITGASSGIGAQTALDFSKLGASLVLTGRNEDNLERVVEDCICVSPKKSVPLKIIGDMRKESDIELMVKKTIDEFGKIDILVNNAGVFLSGNIENASLDQYDLIMNTNVRGPYYLTMLVVPHLIETKGCIVNVSSVAGVRSFPNILAYSVSKASLDQFTRCTALELALKGVRVNAVNPGAIETGIHLKGAMTEEEYVAYQKKCKETHAIGRMGQANEVSAAITFLASDAASNITGVTLPVDGGRHAMCPR, from the coding sequence atgtttaaaggaaAGGTAGTTCTTATCACCGGTGCGAGTTCTGGAATCGGGGCTCAAACTGCTTTAGATTTCTCCAAATTAGGAGCAAGTTTAGTTCTGACTGGAAGAAATGAAGATAATTTAGAACGAGTCGTCGAAGACTGTATCTGTGTTTCTCCGAAGAAGTCGGTGCCCCTAAAAATAATCGGTGATATGAGGAAGGAAAGCGATATCGAGCTGATGGTGAAGAAGACCATCGATGAATTTGGGAAGATCGACATCCTGGTGAACAACGCTGGAGTGTTTTTGAGTGGAAATATAGAAAACGCCTCCTTGGACCAATACGATTTAATAATGAACACGAATGTGCGCGGGCCATATTATTTGACGATGCTAGTCGTACCGCACTTGATCGAAACAAAAGGATGCATCGTAAACGTATCCAGTGTGGCCGGCGTGCGATCATTTCCCAACATCCTCGCCTATAGCGTATCAAAGGCTTCCTTGGATCAATTCACTAGATGTACAGCTTTAGAACTGGCACTTAAAGGCGTGCGCGTGAATGCCGTTAATCCCGGCGCTATAGAAACCGGGATCCACTTGAAAGGGGCTATGACTGAAGAGGAGTATGTAGCGTATCAAAAAAAGTGTAAAGAAACACACGCAATAGGGAGGATGGGTCAGGCGAATGAGGTTTCAGCAGCCATAACCTTCTTGGCGAGTGATGCGGCCAGTAACATCACCGGGGTGACGTTGCCAGTCGATGGTGGGCGCCATGCCATGTGCCCtcgttaa
- the LOC121727367 gene encoding 3-oxoacyl-[acyl-carrier-protein] reductase FabG-like: protein MFTDRVVIVTGASSGIGAATAIDFSKLGADVVISGRNKSNLNNVAKECQQVSPKNKTPLVVIADMNNEADVENLVKSTIEKFNKIDVLVNNAGVLESGTIENTSIEQYDRVMNTNVRGPYHLTMLATPHLIKSKGNIVNVSSVTGLRSFPNVLAYCMSKSALDQFTRCVALELALKGVRVNAVNPGVIATGLHKKGPGGMSEAEYEEFMRKCAETHALGRPGEATEVSSVITFLASDAASNITAATIPVDGGRHAMCPR from the coding sequence ATGTTTACTGATAGAGTGGTAATTGTAACCGGTGCAAGTTCCGGCATTGGCGCTGCAACCGCGATCGACTTCTCTAAACTAGGTGCGGATGTTGTCATATCAGGAAGaaataaaagtaacttgaaTAATGTTGCCAAGGAATGCCAACAAGTATCGCCTAAAAACAAAACACCCCTCGTAGTGATCGCCGATATGAACAATGAGGCCGACGTTGAGAATTTGGTAAAAAGCACGatagaaaaatttaataaaattgacgTACTAGTGAATAACGCAGGCGTTTTAGAAAGTGGGACTATCGAGAACACTAGTATCGAACAGTACGATAGAGTTATGAACACGAATGTGCGTGGTCCATATCATTTGACAATGTTGGCGACACCGCATCTTATTAAAAGTAAAGGAAATATTGTAAACGTATCCAGTGTGACGGGTTTGAGATCGTTCCCTAATGTGTTGGCATATTGTATGTCTAAGTCTGCGTTGGACCAGTTCACGAGATGTGTCGCGTTGGAATTGGCGTTGAAAGGCGTAAGGGTCAACGCTGTAAACCCTGGGGTGATCGCTACGGGGTTGCATAAAAAGGGCCCAGGCGGAATGAGTGAAGCAGAATATGAGGAGTTTATGAGGAAGTGTGCTGAAACTCATGCTTTGGGGAGACCGGGCGAAGCAACTGAGGTGTCATCAGTTATAACATTCCTGGCTAGTGATGCAGCGAGTAACATTACTGCTGCTACGATTCCCGTTGATGGTGGCAGGCACGCAATGTGCCCTCGATAG
- the LOC121727369 gene encoding dnaJ homolog subfamily C member 8 translates to MSTSSAKVESFEDFYSEVKEIEKRDSVLTPKQQIDRLLRPGSTYFNLNPFEVLQVDPDASLDEIKKKYRRLSILVHPDKNIDDSERAQQAFEIVNRSWKILENEDTRAKCLDVYQEAKERTEHMIEQKRKKQRKEGRMSEGIPEDDPEKYRHAIYVMTMKLFADMERKRQHLETRDMEERKRKREAEIEQEEQMSLEKEWAKNFEESRQNRVDSWKTFQSGDKEKKKKKKIMGFKPPKPKPESR, encoded by the exons ATGTCGACATCAAGTGCGAAAGTGGAATCTTTCGAAGACTTCTATTCTGAG gtCAAGGAAATCGAGAAGCGTGATTCTGTGTTGACTCCGAAACAACAGATAGATAGACTGTTGAGGCCCGGTTCTACGTACTTTAACCTCAACCCGTTCGAAGTGCTACAAGTAGATCCAGATGCAAGTCTTGATGAAATCAAGAAAAAGTACAGGCGACTGTCGATACTGGTGCACCCTGACAAAAACATT GATGACTCTGAGCGTGCGCAACAGGCATTTGAGATTGTGAACAGATCATGGAAAATCTTAGAGAATGAGGACACCAGGGCAAAATGTTTAGATGTGTACCAGGAAGCAAAGGAGCGTACCGAGCATatg ATAGAACAGAAGCGGAAGAAGCAGAGGAAGGAAGGCCGCATGTCTGAGGGTATACCGGAGGATGATCCCGAAAAGTACAGACATGCTATATACGTTATGACTATGAAG CTGTTCGCGGACATGGAGCGGAAGCGGCAGCACCTCGAGACGCGTGACATGGAGGAGCGGAAGCGGAAACGCGAGGCCGAGATCGAGCAGGAGGAACAGATGTCCCTCGAGAAGGAGTGGGCGAAGAACTTTGAG GAATCTCGACAAAATCGCGTAGACAGCTGGAAAACTTTCCAGTCTGGTGACAaagaaaagaagaagaagaagaaaataatGGGTTTCAAACCACCCAAACCCAAACCAGAGAGCAGATAA